CCCCCCTTCATTGAGCAGCCGGGACTGACAAACGCCCCACACCTCGTTGGCGAGCAGGTGAAAAATTTCGTGCTTGGCCTGTAGCCGGCGGGTCGGGCTGTTGACGAGAAAAGCCGCATCCTGACCAACCAACGCAAAACCACCGGCGGGGCTAAGGCCGGTCAACTCTCTCAGCTCCTGTTTGGAATCAACCAGGGTCAGGTAAATGCCTTTCTGGTAGGCAGGCACCTGCAGCACGCTCAGAATACGGGGCCAGGCACTGGCAAGCTGGGCTTTGAGCGCCGGCAAGTGGGTTGCAGTGTAGGAATTGCCGCGGAAAAAGAGGCGGAAATTAGCGTAGTTAATCGACGTCAAGGCCAGGGTGTCATTATAGATAAACTGCCGCAGGTAGGCTTGCGGTGGGTTAAACACCACCTCCTCTCGGGGTCCCGTAAATTCCGTCCGCTCGCGGTACACCTGCGCCAATCGGCGCTCCCGGGCTGCGTTGCCGTCGACGCGGGTCAGAACAGGCAGCCACCGGGCATCGGCGTGCAACCCGTTGAAGTAGACGTCCCGGCGCAAGGTATCGGCGTGCGTGAACCCCTGGCGGGCCAAGACACTCAGGTACTGAAAGGCGCTGTCAGCCTTGTTTGCCCGCGACCATGCCTGGGCGGCGTGGTAGTAGCTTTCCGTGGGCGGGATGGGAATACCCTTCTCCATTTTCACTCGCGCCGCCTGCCCGTAGAAGCCAGCCGCCTGGGCGTACTGACGAGCTTGTTTCAAGGAGTCGGCTTTCTGGGTCAGGTTCAGATATTCGTAGTATTGCGGAAATCCTTGCTGCGCTAAGCTGCTTCGGGTAAGCAGCAGAATACAGGCTACTAAGAAAGGCTGCAGTAGCCGGCGAACCAGCTTTTTCTCATTGTTCATGCTGTATAAAGGCAGGGGTCTGCGTGTCTCTCGGTTGTGAAAAGAGTAGCAGGCGGGCAGGAACTGAAAAGTACTAAAAGCGCAGAACTAGTAAGTGCCGCTGTAGGTAGTGAGCCTTCTTGTTGCTCTTCCACTCGTATTCATTCGCGGGCACCGCTGTGTTTAATAGTAGCTGGTGGCATGTGCGGTCAATTTGCGTTAGAGCCCCCGGCTACGTAGCTTTCTGGGGTTATGCAGCTTGGTTGCCGCCCGCGCGTTTTAGCCGATACCCTTGTTAGCGCTAGCTTTCACCGAAGCGAGCCAGGGGCCGACTTGCGCCCTTACGTCGCTTTTTACTGGCAATGTGAGCCAACAACAGCGCTGAGCAGCTGTGCTCTGCCAACCAGTGCCGGCCTGCTGAGTTTCAATT
Above is a genomic segment from Hymenobacter cellulosivorans containing:
- a CDS encoding peptidase MA family metallohydrolase, which codes for MNNEKKLVRRLLQPFLVACILLLTRSSLAQQGFPQYYEYLNLTQKADSLKQARQYAQAAGFYGQAARVKMEKGIPIPPTESYYHAAQAWSRANKADSAFQYLSVLARQGFTHADTLRRDVYFNGLHADARWLPVLTRVDGNAARERRLAQVYRERTEFTGPREEVVFNPPQAYLRQFIYNDTLALTSINYANFRLFFRGNSYTATHLPALKAQLASAWPRILSVLQVPAYQKGIYLTLVDSKQELRELTGLSPAGGFALVGQDAAFLVNSPTRRLQAKHEIFHLLANEVWGVCQSRLLNEGGAVFCDNECWYENPIYSINAYLLQTGKLLPLSRLIKDFDNSARTDQVAAYLQSAALFKYLYEQYGIDKMKQLWGSGFDKFQAIYGFSLDRLEKEWKAYIRKNAPPKAIDWDKVSQEGCG